From Halichoerus grypus chromosome 6, mHalGry1.hap1.1, whole genome shotgun sequence, one genomic window encodes:
- the SCNN1G gene encoding epithelial sodium channel subunit gamma isoform X2, with translation MLAMAPGEKIKAKIKKNLPVRGPQAPTIKELMRWYCLNTNTHGCRRIVVSRGRLRRLLWILFTLTAVALIIWQCALLVASFYTVSVSIKVHFQKLDFPAVTICNINPYKYSVVRDLLADLEQETRVALKTLYGFPENTSRKRREAESWNSAWDGTRPKFLKLVPLMAFSQDETGEAKDFLTGRKRKFNGRIIHKASDATHVHMSKEVVGFQLCSNDTSHCALYTFSSGVNAIQEWYTLHYMNIMAQVPLEKKINMSYSAEELLVTCLFDGVSCDARNFTLFHHPMYGNCYTFNNRENETILSTSMGGSEYGLQVILYINEEEYNPFLVSSSGAKVIVHRQDEYPFIEDVGTEIEPAMATSIGMHLTESFKLSEPYSQCTEDGSDVPISNIYKAAYSLQICLHSCFQTKMVEKCGCAQYNQPLPPAANYCNYQQHPNWMYCYYELHQAFVREELGCQAVCREACSFKEWTLTTSLAQWPSVVSEKWLLPILTWDQGQQIKKKLNKTDLAKLLIFYKDLNQRSIMESPANSIEMLLSNFGGQLGLWMSCSVVCVIEIIEVFFIDFFSIIARHQWQKAKEWWARRHAPPGPQGRDNPGLDVDDDLPTFTSALRLPPAPGTQVPGTPPPRYNTLRLERAFSNQLTDTQVPAES, from the exons ATGCTCGCCATGGCTCCTGGAGAGAAGAtcaaagccaaaatcaagaagaaTCTGCCCGTGAGGGGGCCCCAGGCGCCTACGATCAAAGAGCTGATGCGCTGGTACTGCCTGAACACCAACACCCACGGCTGTCGCCGCATCGTGGTGTCCCGCGGCCGCCTGCGGCGCCTGCTCTGGATTCTGTTCACGCTCACCGCCGTGGCCCTTATCATCTGGCAGTGTGCGCTCCTCGTGGCCTCCTTCTACACCGTCTCTGTCTCCATCAAAGTCCACTTCCAGAAGCTGGATTTTCCTGCTGTCACCATCTGCAACATCAACCCTTACAA GTACAGTGTGGTGCGGGACCTTCTAGCTGACTTGGAACAGGAGACCAGAGTGGCCTTAAAGACCCTGTATGGCTTTCCAGAGAATACGTCTCGAAAACGCCGAGAGGCAGAGTCCTGGAATTCGGCTTGGGACGGCACACGGCCTAAATTCCTCAAACTGGTCCCACTGATGGCTTTCAGTCAGGATGAGACCGGTGAGGCCAAGGACTTCCTCACAGGGCGGAAGCGGAAATTCAACGGGCGCATAATTCACAAGGCGTCGGATGCAACGCATGTCCACATGTCCAAGGAGGTGGTGGGATTCCAACTG TGTTCAAATGACACGTCCCACTGTGCCCTCTACACCTTCAGCTCGGGGGTCAATGCCATCCAGGAGTGGTACACGCTGCACTACATGAATATCATGGCACAGGTCCCTCTGGAGAAGAAAATCAACATGAGCTACTCTGCTGAGGAGCTGCTGGTTACCTGCCTCTTTGATGGGGTGTCCTGCGATGCCAG AAACTTCACGCTTTTCCACCATCCAATGTATGGGAATTGCTACACGTTCAACAACAGAGAGAATGAGACTATCCTCAGCACGTCCATGGGGGGCAGCGAATATG GGCTGCAGGTCATCTTGTACATAAACGAAGAGGAGTACAACCCATTCCTGGTGTCCTCCAGCGGAGCCAAGGTGATTGTCCATCGGCAGGATGAATACCCCTTCATTGAGGACGTGGGAACAGAGATCGAGCCTGCCATGGCCACCTCCATAGGGATGCACCTG ACGGAGTCCTTCAAGCTAAGCGAACCCTACAGCCAGTGCACGGAGGACGGGAGCGACGTGCCGATCAGCAATATCTACAAGGCGGCATATTCCCTCCAG ATCTGCCTTCACTCGTGCTTCCAGACAAAGATGGTGGAGAAATGTGGGTGTGCCCAGTATAACCAGCCTCTACCTCCAGCAGCTAACTACTGTAACTACCAGCAGCACCCCAACTGGA TGTACTGCTATTATGAGCTGCACCAGGCCTTTGTCCGGGAGGAGCTGGGCTGCCAGGCGGTGTGCCGGGAAGCCTGCAG CTTTAAGGAGTGGACACTGACCACCAGTCTGGCACAGTGGCCATCCGTGGTTTCCGAG AAATGGTTGCTGCCCATTCTCACTTGGGACCAAGGccagcaaataaagaaaaaactcaaCAA GACAGACTTGGCCAAACTCTTGATATTCTACAAAGACCTGAACCAGAGATCCATCATGGAGAGCCCTGCCAACAGC ATCGAGATGCTTCTGTCCAACTTCGGTGGCCAGCTGGGCCTGTGGATGAGCTGCTCTGTTGTCTGTGTCATTGAGATCATTGAGGTCTTCTTCATCGACTTCTTCTCTATCATTGCCCGCCATCAGTGGCAGAAGGCCAAGGAGTGGTGGGCCCGGAGGCACGCTCCCCCCGGCCCTCAGGGCCGGGACAACCCAGGCCTCGATGTAGACGATGACCTGCCCACTTTCACCTCCGCGTTGCgcctgcctccagccccagggACCCAGGTGCCCGGCACACCGCCTCCCAGATATAATACCTTACGTTTGGAGAGGGCCTTTTCCAACCAGCTCACAGACACCCAGGTACCAGCTGAGTCCTGA
- the SCNN1G gene encoding epithelial sodium channel subunit gamma isoform X1, with protein MLAMAPGEKIKAKIKKNLPVRGPQAPTIKELMRWYCLNTNTHGCRRIVVSRGRLRRLLWILFTLTAVALIIWQCALLVASFYTVSVSIKVHFQKLDFPAVTICNINPYKYSVVRDLLADLEQETRVALKTLYGFPENTSRKRREAESWNSAWDGTRPKFLKLVPLMAFSQDETGEAKDFLTGRKRKFNGRIIHKASDATHVHMSKEVVGFQLCSNDTSHCALYTFSSGVNAIQEWYTLHYMNIMAQVPLEKKINMSYSAEELLVTCLFDGVSCDARNFTLFHHPMYGNCYTFNNRENETILSTSMGGSEYGLQVILYINEEEYNPFLVSSSGAKVIVHRQDEYPFIEDVGTEIEPAMATSIGMHLTESFKLSEPYSQCTEDGSDVPISNIYKAAYSLQICLHSCFQTKMVEKCGCAQYNQPLPPAANYCNYQQHPNWMYCYYELHQAFVREELGCQAVCREACSFKEWTLTTSLAQWPSVVSEKWLLPILTWDQGQQIKKKLNKTDLAKLLIFYKDLNQRSIMESPANSIEMLLSNFGGQLGLWMSCSVVCVIEIIEVFFIDFFSIIARHQWQKAKEWWARRHAPPGPQGRDNPGLDVDDDLPTFTSALRLPPAPGTQVPGTPPPRYNTLRLERAFSNQLTDTQPPPPTACPSPASQPPQTTVSVLTLSNTTIPNMY; from the exons ATGCTCGCCATGGCTCCTGGAGAGAAGAtcaaagccaaaatcaagaagaaTCTGCCCGTGAGGGGGCCCCAGGCGCCTACGATCAAAGAGCTGATGCGCTGGTACTGCCTGAACACCAACACCCACGGCTGTCGCCGCATCGTGGTGTCCCGCGGCCGCCTGCGGCGCCTGCTCTGGATTCTGTTCACGCTCACCGCCGTGGCCCTTATCATCTGGCAGTGTGCGCTCCTCGTGGCCTCCTTCTACACCGTCTCTGTCTCCATCAAAGTCCACTTCCAGAAGCTGGATTTTCCTGCTGTCACCATCTGCAACATCAACCCTTACAA GTACAGTGTGGTGCGGGACCTTCTAGCTGACTTGGAACAGGAGACCAGAGTGGCCTTAAAGACCCTGTATGGCTTTCCAGAGAATACGTCTCGAAAACGCCGAGAGGCAGAGTCCTGGAATTCGGCTTGGGACGGCACACGGCCTAAATTCCTCAAACTGGTCCCACTGATGGCTTTCAGTCAGGATGAGACCGGTGAGGCCAAGGACTTCCTCACAGGGCGGAAGCGGAAATTCAACGGGCGCATAATTCACAAGGCGTCGGATGCAACGCATGTCCACATGTCCAAGGAGGTGGTGGGATTCCAACTG TGTTCAAATGACACGTCCCACTGTGCCCTCTACACCTTCAGCTCGGGGGTCAATGCCATCCAGGAGTGGTACACGCTGCACTACATGAATATCATGGCACAGGTCCCTCTGGAGAAGAAAATCAACATGAGCTACTCTGCTGAGGAGCTGCTGGTTACCTGCCTCTTTGATGGGGTGTCCTGCGATGCCAG AAACTTCACGCTTTTCCACCATCCAATGTATGGGAATTGCTACACGTTCAACAACAGAGAGAATGAGACTATCCTCAGCACGTCCATGGGGGGCAGCGAATATG GGCTGCAGGTCATCTTGTACATAAACGAAGAGGAGTACAACCCATTCCTGGTGTCCTCCAGCGGAGCCAAGGTGATTGTCCATCGGCAGGATGAATACCCCTTCATTGAGGACGTGGGAACAGAGATCGAGCCTGCCATGGCCACCTCCATAGGGATGCACCTG ACGGAGTCCTTCAAGCTAAGCGAACCCTACAGCCAGTGCACGGAGGACGGGAGCGACGTGCCGATCAGCAATATCTACAAGGCGGCATATTCCCTCCAG ATCTGCCTTCACTCGTGCTTCCAGACAAAGATGGTGGAGAAATGTGGGTGTGCCCAGTATAACCAGCCTCTACCTCCAGCAGCTAACTACTGTAACTACCAGCAGCACCCCAACTGGA TGTACTGCTATTATGAGCTGCACCAGGCCTTTGTCCGGGAGGAGCTGGGCTGCCAGGCGGTGTGCCGGGAAGCCTGCAG CTTTAAGGAGTGGACACTGACCACCAGTCTGGCACAGTGGCCATCCGTGGTTTCCGAG AAATGGTTGCTGCCCATTCTCACTTGGGACCAAGGccagcaaataaagaaaaaactcaaCAA GACAGACTTGGCCAAACTCTTGATATTCTACAAAGACCTGAACCAGAGATCCATCATGGAGAGCCCTGCCAACAGC ATCGAGATGCTTCTGTCCAACTTCGGTGGCCAGCTGGGCCTGTGGATGAGCTGCTCTGTTGTCTGTGTCATTGAGATCATTGAGGTCTTCTTCATCGACTTCTTCTCTATCATTGCCCGCCATCAGTGGCAGAAGGCCAAGGAGTGGTGGGCCCGGAGGCACGCTCCCCCCGGCCCTCAGGGCCGGGACAACCCAGGCCTCGATGTAGACGATGACCTGCCCACTTTCACCTCCGCGTTGCgcctgcctccagccccagggACCCAGGTGCCCGGCACACCGCCTCCCAGATATAATACCTTACGTTTGGAGAGGGCCTTTTCCAACCAGCTCACAGACACCCAG ccacccccacccacggcctgcccctccccagcaagCCAACCACCGCAGACAACCGTTTCTGTACTCACACTTTCCAACACGACAATACCTAACATGTATtaa